A genome region from Bacillaceae bacterium IKA-2 includes the following:
- a CDS encoding endonuclease/exonuclease/phosphatase family protein, with translation MKKMIFRFLMLLSIPVIFLIGFLVVMTMLDVNPDQAIPLTTENNQGMIAQTNTLFSVTIFNIGYAGLDEGQDFFMDGGVMSRSSSEEQTRINLEEMGKFLQEQDSDIILLQEVDIRSSRSFHINQVDYFSNLFTNYSSTFGMNYLVKWVPVPVTKPMGSVYSGLVTLSKFQTKSSMRYELPGKEKWPVQIFELNRSIVENRIPVENDKELVLINAHLSAYDKGGLIRKQQLEFLHHYIIEEYEKGNYVIVGGDWNHVIPGTDQSFFEVEQETPSWVQLLPDDFTPNGFTWGSDPTVATVRDNANPYQQGVNFVSVIDGFLVSPNVEISEVVGSDLGFEHSDHNPVKAMFMLKDE, from the coding sequence ATGAAGAAGATGATCTTTAGGTTTTTAATGTTACTTTCCATCCCCGTTATATTTCTGATAGGTTTTTTGGTAGTTATGACGATGCTAGATGTTAATCCAGACCAAGCGATTCCGTTGACGACTGAAAATAATCAAGGAATGATTGCTCAAACGAACACGCTTTTTTCAGTCACTATTTTTAATATTGGTTACGCTGGTTTAGATGAAGGTCAGGATTTTTTTATGGATGGAGGGGTTATGTCTCGTTCAAGTAGTGAAGAACAAACGAGGATAAACCTAGAGGAAATGGGGAAGTTTTTACAAGAGCAAGATAGCGATATCATTTTGTTACAGGAAGTTGACATTCGTTCAAGCAGAAGTTTTCACATTAATCAAGTCGATTATTTTTCTAATCTATTTACGAATTATAGCTCAACTTTCGGTATGAATTACCTAGTGAAGTGGGTGCCTGTTCCTGTTACAAAACCGATGGGTTCAGTCTATTCGGGGCTTGTTACGCTGTCTAAGTTTCAAACCAAATCTAGCATGAGATATGAATTGCCAGGAAAAGAAAAATGGCCAGTTCAAATTTTTGAATTAAACCGTAGTATCGTCGAAAATCGAATCCCAGTAGAAAATGACAAAGAGTTAGTTTTAATTAATGCACATCTTTCTGCCTATGATAAAGGTGGACTAATTAGAAAACAGCAGCTAGAATTTTTACACCACTATATCATCGAAGAATACGAAAAAGGGAACTACGTTATTGTCGGCGGCGATTGGAATCATGTCATTCCTGGAACTGATCAAAGTTTTTTCGAGGTCGAACAAGAGACCCCATCTTGGGTACAACTGCTGCCTGACGATTTCACACCAAATGGTTTTACTTGGGGAAGTGATCCAACCGTCGCAACGGTAAGAGATAACGCCAATCCGTACCAACAAGGTGTTAATTTTGTATCTGTAATCGATGGTTTCTTAGTGTCACCGAATGTCGAGATATCTGAAGTGGTCGGAAGTGATTTAGGTTTCGAACATAGCGATCATAATCCAGTCAAAGCTATGTTCATGTTAAAGGATGAGTAA
- a CDS encoding L,D-transpeptidase family protein, with amino-acid sequence MYVHVVKPGETLWAISEDYRVPFQTIVNVNQIANPNLIFVGQPIIIPGLPNPDTIPYSINVSIGNRTLTLFENYKIVKTYPIAVGRILHETPIGDYVIINKAPNPGGPFGTMWMSLSKKHYGIHGTNDPSSIGKAVSRGCIRMYNHDVEELARMVPIGTRVWIQK; translated from the coding sequence ATGTATGTACATGTCGTAAAGCCAGGCGAAACCTTATGGGCGATTTCAGAGGACTATCGTGTTCCTTTTCAAACGATTGTTAATGTTAATCAAATAGCTAATCCTAATTTAATTTTTGTCGGACAACCAATCATTATTCCAGGTTTACCTAATCCGGATACGATTCCCTATTCAATCAATGTTTCTATTGGAAACCGAACGTTAACATTATTTGAAAATTATAAGATAGTGAAAACCTATCCGATTGCCGTGGGCCGAATTTTACATGAGACACCAATCGGAGATTATGTCATCATAAATAAGGCTCCTAATCCTGGAGGACCATTTGGAACGATGTGGATGTCACTATCAAAGAAACATTATGGAATCCATGGAACGAATGATCCGTCATCAATAGGAAAAGCGGTTTCGAGAGGGTGTATACGAATGTATAATCATGACGTCGAAGAGTTGGCTAGGATGGTTCCCATTGGAACAAGGGTGTGGATTCAGAAGTGA